One stretch of Pantanalinema sp. DNA includes these proteins:
- a CDS encoding cytochrome c oxidase subunit 3 family protein, with product MADVAPQFDDLEQQQGADALGMWIFLCTEVMLFGVLFLGYTVYRLRFPEAFSVASERTDLVLGTLNTAVLLTSSFCMALALHAAKAGHRRATALWLLLTALLGAGFLGIKALEYRQDFLAHLVPGPGFAISGEASVGAQMFYVLYYLMTGLHALHLTIGAGLVTVLAVMAGRGRFSAERHVPIALGGLYWHFVDVVWIFLYPLLYLQGRS from the coding sequence GTGGCTGATGTCGCGCCGCAGTTCGACGACCTGGAGCAGCAGCAGGGCGCCGATGCGCTCGGCATGTGGATCTTCCTCTGCACCGAGGTGATGCTCTTCGGGGTGCTGTTCCTGGGCTACACCGTCTATCGCCTGCGCTTCCCCGAGGCCTTCTCGGTGGCGAGCGAGCGCACCGATCTGGTCCTCGGGACCCTCAACACGGCGGTGCTGCTGACGAGCAGCTTCTGCATGGCCCTGGCCCTGCACGCGGCCAAGGCGGGGCATCGTCGAGCCACGGCGCTCTGGCTGCTGCTGACGGCCCTTCTCGGCGCCGGCTTCCTCGGGATCAAGGCGCTCGAGTACCGCCAGGATTTCCTCGCGCACCTGGTGCCCGGCCCCGGCTTCGCCATTTCGGGGGAGGCCTCGGTCGGGGCGCAAATGTTCTACGTGCTCTACTACCTCATGACCGGGCTGCACGCCCTGCACCTGACGATCGGCGCCGGGCTGGTGACGGTGCTCGCCGTCATGGCTGGGCGCGGGCGCTTCAGCGCCGAGCGGCACGTCCCGATCGCGCTCGGGGGGCTCTACTGGCACTTCGTCGACGTGGTCTGGATCTTCCTGTATCCCTTGCTCTACCTGCAGGGGAGGTCGTGA
- a CDS encoding cytochrome C oxidase subunit IV family protein, translating to MAGPTASRRSLLRVYLGLMGLLLLTFGLSRLPLGPLHPVVSLGIAFGKAYLVVAYFMELRDSRSLPRLVWGVGLYWLFLLFCLTLGDYLTRGWLPSAGE from the coding sequence ATGGCAGGACCTACCGCTTCGCGCCGGAGCCTCCTTCGGGTCTACCTGGGGCTCATGGGCCTCTTGCTATTGACCTTCGGCCTCTCGCGTTTGCCGCTCGGGCCCCTCCACCCGGTGGTGTCTCTCGGGATCGCGTTTGGAAAGGCCTATCTGGTCGTCGCCTACTTCATGGAGCTGCGCGACAGTCGGAGCCTCCCGCGCCTGGTCTGGGGCGTAGGCCTTTACTGGCTCTTCTTGCTGTTCTGCCTCACGCTGGGAGACTACCTGACCCGTGGCTGGCTGCCCTCGGCTGGGGAGTAG